A window of Phycisphaerae bacterium contains these coding sequences:
- a CDS encoding CopG family transcriptional regulator, whose amino-acid sequence LKDEQVKVTLSLTKSSVEFFKKEARKHGTRYQKMIRALVDRYVEHNRSA is encoded by the coding sequence TCCTGAAGGATGAGCAGGTGAAGGTGACGCTGTCGCTGACGAAGTCGAGCGTGGAGTTTTTCAAGAAGGAGGCGCGGAAGCATGGGACGCGGTATCAGAAGATGATCCGCGCGCTGGTGGACCGGTATGTGGAACATAACCGGTCGGCGTAG